Proteins encoded within one genomic window of Suricata suricatta isolate VVHF042 chromosome 17, meerkat_22Aug2017_6uvM2_HiC, whole genome shotgun sequence:
- the DDX52 gene encoding probable ATP-dependent RNA helicase DDX52 isoform X2 yields MDAHDLFRRLGVGAKFDVRRFSADAARFQVGKRKYDFDSSEVLQGLDFFGDKKSVPGECGASITYQELQDEEKKESLTERKREQNKKKRKMMISEITSQEEGSTIQWISSVEAKIEDKKIKRENKLTSGKLENLRKEKINFFRNKHKIHIQGTDLPDPIATFQQLDQEYKINSRLLQNILDAGFQTPTPIQMQAIPVMLHGRELLASAPTGSGKTLAFSIPILMQLKQPTNKGFRALIISPTRELANQIHRELVKISEGTGFRIHMIHKAAVAAKKFGPKSSKKFDILVTTPNRLIYLLKQDPPGIDLTSVEWLVVDESDKLFEDGKTGFRDQLASIFLACTSHKVRRAMFSATFAYDVEQWCKLNLDNVITVSIGARNSAVETVEQELLFVGSETGKLLAMRELVKKGFNPPVLVFVQSIERAKELFHELIYEGINVGVIHADRTQQQRDNMVHSFRAGKIWVLICTALLARGIDFKGVNLVINYDFPTSSVEYIHRIGRTGRAGHKGKAVTFFTEDDKPLLRSIANVIQQAGCPVPEYIKGFQKLPSKQKKKMIKKPLERESISTTPKCFLEKAKNKHTHKTTF; encoded by the exons ATGGATGCTCATGATCTCTTTCGCCGGCTTGGCGTGGGGGCCAAATTCGACGTGAGACGTTTCTCGGCGGACGCCGCGCGATTCCAG gtaggaaaaaggaaatatgacTTTGATTCTTCAGAGGTGCTGCAGGGACTGGACTTCTTTGGAGACAAGAAGTCTGTCCCAGGTGAATGTGGAGCATCAATAACTTATCAGGAGCTtcaagatgaagagaaaaaagaaagcctaactgaaaggaagagggagcagaacaagaaaaagaggaagatgatgaTTTCAG aaattacttCTCAAGAAGAAGGTTCTACTATACAGTGGATATCATCCGTGGAAGCAAAGAttgaagataagaaaattaaaagagaaaataaactaacTTCAGGGAAATTGGAgaatctcagaaaagaaaag aTAAATTTCTTCCggaataaacacaaaattcacaTCCAAGGAACTGATCTTCCCGATCCAATTGCTACATTTCAGCAACTTGACCAGGAGTATAAAATCAATTCTCGACTACTTCAGAACATTCTAGATGCAGGCTTCCAGACACCTACGCCAATCCAAATGCAAGCCATTCCAGTTATGCTTCAT GGTCGAGAACTTCTGGCCTCTGCTCCTACTGGATCTGGAAAGACGCTGGCTTTTAGCATTCCCATTTTGATGCAACTAAAACAACCCACAAATAAAGGCTTCAGAGCCCTGATTATATCACCAACACGAGAACTTGCCAACCAG aTTCACCGAGAGTTAGTAAAAATCTCTGAGGGAACAGGATTTAGGATACACATGATCCACAAAGCAGCAGTGGCAGCCAAGAAATTTGGACCTAAGTCATCTAAGAAGTTTG ATATTCTTGTGACTACTCCAAATCGACTAATCTACTTATTAAAGCAGGATCCTCCAGGAATAGATTTAACAAG TGTTGAGTGGCTGGTAGTAGATGAATCAGACAAACTGTTTGAAGATGGCAAAACTGGGTTCAGAGACCAGCTGGCTTCCATTTTCCTGGCCTGCACATCCCATAAGGTCAGAAGAGCTATGTTCAGTGCGACTTTTGCATATGATGTGGAGCAGTGGTGCAAACTCAACCTGGACAATGTCATCACTGTATCCATTGGAGCAAG GAATTCTGCAGTAGAGACTGTGGAACAAGAGCTTCTCTTTGTTGGGTCTGAGACTGGGAAACTTCTGGCCATGAGAGAGCTTGTTAAAAAG GGTTTCAACCCacctgttcttgtttttgttcagTCCATTGAAAGGGCTAAAGAACTATTTCATGAACTCATATATGAAGGTATTAATGTGGGTGTTATTCATGCAGACAGAACACAGCAACAG AGAGATAACATGGTCCACAGCTTCAGAGCTGGAAAAATCTGGGTCCTTATTTGTACAGCCTTGCTAGCCAGAGGGATTGATTTTAAAGGTGTGAACTTGGTGATCAACTATGACTTTCCAACCAGCTCAGTGGAATATATCCACAGGATCG gtcGAACTGGAAGAGCAGGGCATAAAGGAAAAGCTGTTACATTTTTCACTGAGGATGATAAGCCATTATTAAGAAg CATTGCCAATGTTATACAGCAGGCCGGATGTCCTGTACCAGAATACATAAAAGGTTTCCAAAAACTACCAAG caaacaaaagaaaaagatgattaaGAAGCCATTGGAGAGGGAGAGCATTAGTACAACTCCAAAATGTTTCTTAGAAAAAGCTAAGAATAAACA cacacaCAAGACTACCTTTTGA
- the DDX52 gene encoding probable ATP-dependent RNA helicase DDX52 isoform X1: MDAHDLFRRLGVGAKFDVRRFSADAARFQVGKRKYDFDSSEVLQGLDFFGDKKSVPGECGASITYQELQDEEKKESLTERKREQNKKKRKMMISEITSQEEGSTIQWISSVEAKIEDKKIKRENKLTSGKLENLRKEKINFFRNKHKIHIQGTDLPDPIATFQQLDQEYKINSRLLQNILDAGFQTPTPIQMQAIPVMLHGRELLASAPTGSGKTLAFSIPILMQLKQPTNKGFRALIISPTRELANQIHRELVKISEGTGFRIHMIHKAAVAAKKFGPKSSKKFDILVTTPNRLIYLLKQDPPGIDLTSVEWLVVDESDKLFEDGKTGFRDQLASIFLACTSHKVRRAMFSATFAYDVEQWCKLNLDNVITVSIGARNSAVETVEQELLFVGSETGKLLAMRELVKKGFNPPVLVFVQSIERAKELFHELIYEGINVGVIHADRTQQQRDNMVHSFRAGKIWVLICTALLARGIDFKGVNLVINYDFPTSSVEYIHRIGRTGRAGHKGKAVTFFTEDDKPLLRSIANVIQQAGCPVPEYIKGFQKLPSKQKKKMIKKPLERESISTTPKCFLEKAKNKQKKVTGQNSKKKAALEDNS, from the exons ATGGATGCTCATGATCTCTTTCGCCGGCTTGGCGTGGGGGCCAAATTCGACGTGAGACGTTTCTCGGCGGACGCCGCGCGATTCCAG gtaggaaaaaggaaatatgacTTTGATTCTTCAGAGGTGCTGCAGGGACTGGACTTCTTTGGAGACAAGAAGTCTGTCCCAGGTGAATGTGGAGCATCAATAACTTATCAGGAGCTtcaagatgaagagaaaaaagaaagcctaactgaaaggaagagggagcagaacaagaaaaagaggaagatgatgaTTTCAG aaattacttCTCAAGAAGAAGGTTCTACTATACAGTGGATATCATCCGTGGAAGCAAAGAttgaagataagaaaattaaaagagaaaataaactaacTTCAGGGAAATTGGAgaatctcagaaaagaaaag aTAAATTTCTTCCggaataaacacaaaattcacaTCCAAGGAACTGATCTTCCCGATCCAATTGCTACATTTCAGCAACTTGACCAGGAGTATAAAATCAATTCTCGACTACTTCAGAACATTCTAGATGCAGGCTTCCAGACACCTACGCCAATCCAAATGCAAGCCATTCCAGTTATGCTTCAT GGTCGAGAACTTCTGGCCTCTGCTCCTACTGGATCTGGAAAGACGCTGGCTTTTAGCATTCCCATTTTGATGCAACTAAAACAACCCACAAATAAAGGCTTCAGAGCCCTGATTATATCACCAACACGAGAACTTGCCAACCAG aTTCACCGAGAGTTAGTAAAAATCTCTGAGGGAACAGGATTTAGGATACACATGATCCACAAAGCAGCAGTGGCAGCCAAGAAATTTGGACCTAAGTCATCTAAGAAGTTTG ATATTCTTGTGACTACTCCAAATCGACTAATCTACTTATTAAAGCAGGATCCTCCAGGAATAGATTTAACAAG TGTTGAGTGGCTGGTAGTAGATGAATCAGACAAACTGTTTGAAGATGGCAAAACTGGGTTCAGAGACCAGCTGGCTTCCATTTTCCTGGCCTGCACATCCCATAAGGTCAGAAGAGCTATGTTCAGTGCGACTTTTGCATATGATGTGGAGCAGTGGTGCAAACTCAACCTGGACAATGTCATCACTGTATCCATTGGAGCAAG GAATTCTGCAGTAGAGACTGTGGAACAAGAGCTTCTCTTTGTTGGGTCTGAGACTGGGAAACTTCTGGCCATGAGAGAGCTTGTTAAAAAG GGTTTCAACCCacctgttcttgtttttgttcagTCCATTGAAAGGGCTAAAGAACTATTTCATGAACTCATATATGAAGGTATTAATGTGGGTGTTATTCATGCAGACAGAACACAGCAACAG AGAGATAACATGGTCCACAGCTTCAGAGCTGGAAAAATCTGGGTCCTTATTTGTACAGCCTTGCTAGCCAGAGGGATTGATTTTAAAGGTGTGAACTTGGTGATCAACTATGACTTTCCAACCAGCTCAGTGGAATATATCCACAGGATCG gtcGAACTGGAAGAGCAGGGCATAAAGGAAAAGCTGTTACATTTTTCACTGAGGATGATAAGCCATTATTAAGAAg CATTGCCAATGTTATACAGCAGGCCGGATGTCCTGTACCAGAATACATAAAAGGTTTCCAAAAACTACCAAG caaacaaaagaaaaagatgattaaGAAGCCATTGGAGAGGGAGAGCATTAGTACAACTCCAAAATGTTTCTTAGAAAAAGCTAAGAATAAACA GAAAAAGGTCACTGGTCAGAACAGCAAGAAGAAAGCTGCTCTTGAAGACAACAGTTAA